In a single window of the Arachis hypogaea cultivar Tifrunner chromosome 6, arahy.Tifrunner.gnm2.J5K5, whole genome shotgun sequence genome:
- the LOC112697098 gene encoding uncharacterized protein, protein MEDSFRVRVDKAFGSLPLSSTSPSSLSSLWSLADDEINSTPSNQSEPKPDPKPSAWSTAATSSSFSSSFRVQLENDLDDLNDEDDDNEDGDAGFRRTQLKPDDYDDEQWQIRSGIGLDCTLDHEEEEDKYDKQAIGKENQGDRVYMKDIADDGVEIDSCYALPSRFGEHVRDPRANHLAAKMRLKQDDEAAKKIDALHVSDKSAPGADTGGGDGGVDSINLKPILKSKDKPPEQKSQKRVRFDPDCDVRYGEDDEYEGTRDVRMKTSLIEEEAVFEQPSKAQEFASAVPDYIRNPSRYTRYTFDDSNDDIDDKSNKAAYMSFLSQLKASNAAAGTGSQGEDAEDDLPSVTFISRKKSGDVSMVEHKNVSKQKEDVGKENKRAFSVSIAAGENEDTDVCAMEEDMPGEAIEDVKKSSQRLNRKYRKKTQDELDEPDV, encoded by the exons ATGGAAGACAGTTTCAGAGTCCGCGTCGACAAAGCCTTcggttctcttcctctttcttcaacctccccttcttctctctcctctctctggtCCCTCGCCGACGACGAAATCAACTCCACACCATCCAACCAATCCGAACCTAAACCCGACCCTAAACCCTCCGCATGGTCCACCGCCGCAAcctcctcctctttttcttcCAGCTTCCGGGTTCAGCTAGAGAATGACCTCGATGATCTCAACGACGAAGACGACGATAACGAAGATGGTGACGCGGGGTTTCGTCGTACTCAGCTCAAACCCGACGATTACGACGATGAACAGTGGCAAATTAGGTCTGGTATTGGCCTCGATTGCACCCTTGATCACGAG GAAGAGGaagataaatatgataaacaAGCAATTGGGAAAGAGAACCAGGGGGATCGAGTTTATATGAAGGATATAGCTGATGATGGTGTTGAGATTGATTCTTGCTACGCTCTTCCATCTAGGTTCGGAGAACACGTGAGGGATCCACGTGCCAACCACTTGGCTGCAAAAATGAGGCTGAAGCAGGATGATGAAGCAGCTAAAAAAATTGATGCTTTGCACGTCTCTGATAAATCAGCACCAGGGGCTGACACCGGCGGTGGCGACGGTGGTGTCGATAGTATTAATCTCAAGCCCATTTTGAAGAGTAAGGATAAGCCTCCAGAACAGAAGTCCCAGAAACGTGTTCGGTTTGATCCTGATTGCGATGTTAGATATGGTGAGGACGATGAATATGAAGGAACGAGGGATGTTCGAATGAAGACTTCTttgattgaagaagaagcagttttCGAGCAGCCATCAAAAGCACAAGAATTTGCTTCAGCTGTTCCAGATTACATTCGAAATCCGTCGAGATACACGCGATATACTTTCGATGATTCCAACGATGACATTGATGATAAATCGAATAAGGCAGCGTATATGAGTTTCCTTTCGCAGTTAAAGGCATCAAATGCTGCTGCTGGAACCGGATCACAGGGAGAGGATGCCGAGGATGATCTTCCATCGGTTACATTCATATCAAGGAAGAAATCCGGTGATGTTTCAATGGTAGAGCATAAGAATGTTTCAAAGCAAAAAGAGGATGTTGGGAAGGAGAATAAAAGAGCTTTCAGTGTTAGTATAGCAGCTGGTGAGAATGAGGATACTGATGTTTGTGCAATGGAGGAGGATATGCCAGGAGAAGCCATTGAAGATGTTAAGAAGAGCTCTCAAAGGTTGAACCGCAAGTACAGGAAGAAAACACAAGACGAGCTGGATGAGCCTGATGTCTAA